The nucleotide window CTTGtcacatatatactatacaatACTATATAAGAAAGCATAGTTTAGTAGCGTCTTTGTTGCGTTTCAGCTTACTCACACAGTCCTCTAGCCCCTAGCAGTCATTTGTCCagtgtttataaataattaatgataataataataaaaagatcGCGCCGCCTAAATGAATTTGTGGGCATGCGAACATATTTTCGGCATGCGTTACGACCAGTGGCGTAGCCTTAACAGCAGCTTTAATGGCGCCGAGTATTTTATAGACCACGATCGCTCTAAACGTGTTGAATGCGCAAGTTGAATTTGTTCTAGATCTTACATAGGAATTACGTATGTAAATAGGACATTGTGGGTCATGAATTCTGAAACTGGATAATAATTTATCGCTGAAACAAAATATCGCCCAGTGCAGTTTTGAAACAcatttggcctattttttttttcaattcttgaGGAACATTAGTAACCGAAGAGTTTTTTAGGTAGAGTTCCACAAATTGACAGAAACTCTGTATCGATCAGCGCGCATTGGAGAATTAACAATAACGGCTGGAACCCTTCGCTACTACAGAACCAAGATCATGTCGATCTAAAGCACGAGTTAGGAAACTCTACCGTAGCATAATCCTTAATTTCTTCGTAGGGCTATCAGCGGTGAAAAAGATTTCGAATCACAATTGGGAGCTGAAATCTGTCCATTCTGCATGAAACTAATACATTTCATAGAGTTTTcatctaaattttttatcaaccatttcattcatttcattttcttatcGAAATTATATTGAAAGATTTATAGACTCGCAGAATTATTGACCAAGTGGCGAACGATCTTCGAAAACCACTAACGGGAGTTGAACTAACGTCCCACCGAGTGTAAGTCACGCGCTTAAACTCACACCGCGTTCCATCAGTGCGCTCCGTGCTACTTAATTCCCATCAGTCGCTcattgttgaaaattattttgcgGCGCTTACATCAATTGAGCGGTCGTAAATATTCAATTATAACGAGCATCATGGCTAAAAAGCTCGGCTTCCAGCATTAAAGCTCCGGTGGTCTATGTTTTTTTAAGATGACAGACATAATTTGATGTTATTAATGAAGTGCTAAGACTCTGTatattaataatagaaaaaaaaattgaagcgcAATTGAACTGAACATTATAACAGCGCTCGAAGACGAagcctttaaaaaatattatagtagtcagaatatcatttctgaaaattaatttattgaagaaagaaGTAATGAATTTAATTCAAGACCAGGCAAGTTCACAGCGAAGAATCAAGTTACACACCGGATGAAAAAATCTATACAAAAACTATAATTTGAGGTtcgcataaataatatttatatataatatattttcgtcCACCACCGATTTGATCCATCGTATTCGAACAATATGAAATACAGAAGAGAATCAATGCAGCACGGGAAGTCCTCGAACATATCTTCTAGGATTGATATTACGATTACACAACCAAgaattctttttaaattaaacattttggtAGGTTAGACAAAAAACCGATCTATGGGTTCTGCTATATATTTGAGTATTTCGTAAGATATTCATATAactacatattatattattaatacaaaCTAGCTACGCATGAGCACTGTAAAAAGCATGttgattaaatataaaatttcatagcTCTCTCGGGCAAATAATTTGGaagaattttctttttcttcaaaccTTTTTCTTCTCTTAAACACGCATCTTCACCACTCACTATCCTGATCGTTACTCTCCAAGAGACACGGCATTACGGTACATTTCTCGACACGCACACGATCCTTACATTTGTAGCTGAGTTCGGTGTTGAGCAAGGTACGCGTCTTCTGACGCATTGAATTGTCGCCACAACTCGAGGTGCATGGCGTCCAAACCGACCACTCCGAATAGCGACAATCGTCTTTCTTAGGCACCTGTCGTGCGCTCACATAACTACCACGATTACGATTGATGGCATCAAAGTCGCTGGCATCAGCAGTGTTGCTGCCGAAATTAATGCCACCACTGATTGTGTATACTTCATCGCAGCTCTGATAACATTTCTCCAGACGCACTAAATGCTTGGGACACGGTTTGCCGCCATATTTAGCGCGACGCAGCACACGTCGTGTTTTTATTAGTATACCCTCGCCGCAGGTCACATTACATGAACGCGCATCCCATTCGGAAACAATACAATCGACTGGCTGTTGCTCTAAACGTAAACTTTCACTTTGTAAATCCATTTTTTGTCGCGGTCGTCGACAGGTTTCCTCACACTCCTCTTTCGAGGGAAACTTATTCTGATTCTTATCGCATTTGTCAGCCCAATAGATGGCGCATTGATCGGTGGGATAATCGTAGTACCAGTAGTTGGTAACATCGCCATCGCGGCATGGACTAATCTTGAGACTGGCATAACAAAAGTGTGGCACGATTGTATCGCATGCGGGATTCGTACAATTAACGATTTCCTCACGTTTAATATGACGACACGGATTACTACCATCCGATTTGGGATTCACCACGCCGTAAACCTCATCGTTGTTCCAGATTTTACGTTGCCTCTGACGATAACCAGCGCTACCGCAAGGACCTATACACGGCGAGAAGTCAGACCAAGGTGAGACGCCGCATTCGGGCGGTATATAGTCCTCGCGCTTctgactataacttttgaactGGCGAAAaccattgttgttgtcgccATAAAATGAACTTGTGCCTTCACCCAATTCATTCTCCACAGCATTGGCTTCCTCTCCTGCAGCTTCACCACCTTCACCGTTAGCCTCTGCTTCAGCGCCACCATTCGCCAGATCGCCACCACATTCGGGACCTTCACATTTACGCGTTTCCTGTAGACGCACTCTACTCACTTTCTGTTGAATAATATAGTAttagtttaatttattcttCTATGAAATGATATTAATACTAACCTGACACTTCTTTTTTGCACGCGGATTGAGATAATGACGCGTACGTACTATGACGCCCGCACCACAAGTGGACGAACATGAGGACCACTCGCTCCAGTCCGAAATCGCGCATTCCGGATTTTCATGCGGACCAATTTGTACGTCACTTGGATTCTCACCTTCCTCCGCGTTGTCTTCATTTGTACCGCCACATCTGCGTCCATTACAGGGTTGCTCCTCACGTAAAGCGCTGCGACATTTCGAACGTCTGGCCACTGAGGGTTGTTTATACTCACGCGTACGTTGCTGTGTACCTGGTCCGCATTTCGCGTTACACTCGCTCCAATGACCCCAAGGATAGGTGGCGCATTCCTCAGACTCATCCTCTGTTCCATTAAATTTAGCTTTCAGTACGTTATTAAGAAATGAGATAACATGAAAATACACACCTTCGGGCTTTACACAAGTCTTCTCATACAATCTACGCCGATTTATATGCAGTGTGGCAAGCGGTTTCATTGGTGTACCAGTGGGATCGTAGAATGGTGAACGTGGATCATTTGGAAAATTGGATTTTATGCGTCTGATCACATCAGGCGGTACTTGTGGCTGGTCAGCAGACTGAAAGTAAGCAATTATCTAGCTTTGAAATACtgttttaaaaagtaaatttgtaatttaccaTATAAGAAGGTCCACTATCTGTGCCCGCATCCCATGGATAGAGATTGTGCACTTTATTCTCAACCCAAGAGCAGTTTGGTAGACAAAGCTCTAATCCAGAAATGCCAATAATCCAGTCCGGGGATGGATCTATCATGGATACCAGTGATATTAGATGATGTTTCGAGTCCACACGAAAAACTGCGAAGGTTTTTCCTGTCACATTGGGGTAGGAGATACCACGTGCTTTAATTATAGTCCTTATCTGGTCGCTCTGTACAAAAGAAAATGGTGAATGGTTCGCACTTACAAGATATTCAAACAAACTTAACGCATTACCTGATCCTTCAATTCGCTCTCCAGCGTCCTGGTCGAACCATGCTCAGCTACTTCGCGCAGACCTTCACTCGCCATTTCACCGTAGCTCCAAAATCTATAATCGATGGTGTGCGATGCGCCAATGATGTCACTAAACCGGGTACGCCAACTATTTGCGGGGAAGTCCTTAGGATGCGTGTGACGTGACCACTTGCCTTCGAAAGTGAGCTAATGTTTAATTAGAAGAATATTAAATGAGATTTCCAAGAAACTATTCTCAATCACAACCACTCACCTCATACTTCGCCTCATCACATGCACAGCAAGGATCCACTATACTCGGTTGTGTGTCCACATCATCGACCTCCTCCTCACAAATCCGTTTCGTTAGAAACCCATCATCCATAAACCAGACATCCCGATGCTGCGTCACAGTGGCCTTGATGAGTACGCAACCATTGCCGGTAGTTGCCGGCGCCACCCAAGTTACTTCCACACGTGTTTTTACATTCGTATTGGTATTCTCCACCAGATTCGGGCAACGCGGACTGAAACGTGTCTCAGCTAAATCGGTTATCTCAAAATAACCCACTCTACCAAAGTCCGCTTGACCCTCACCTTCACCGGCGCTCTCCAAAGCCAATATGAAACTGATGAATGACAGATCATTGTAGGCGGTGAGCGAGACTGGAAAAATAAGctattagttttattatttattttcaatttctactTGTCATACCATTGTACTTCTGCCCCGGTATATATGATTGCGGGTTTCCGGCTAATGACACCATGAAACTCTCGTCGACTGGGGATTTGGGCGATGTTGTGCCTGGCGGTACGCGACTACAGCCGAGCGCTATATCAATTGTCGCCGAAATGGAAATTATCAATGCTAACCAATTCATGTTTCTCCACTTGATTCGCAATTGAGTAGCAACGGGTTTCGATTTGCCTACCAGATACTTCCGGTTATTGTGCAACGTTTGTATTTTGCTTATAGAATCCGCAATGTTTTGTGCAGCGTTTCAAGTCTAAAACAATAGATTTTGTTGTTAgagatgtaaatatataatgggTGACTTATTCGGATCAGCTCAGCAGTACGGAAGTGATCTTGTATTGGAtgagaaaattgtcgaaaaaggTGTGAAACATGTTCGAGAGAGAAAAAGAACGGACGAGTAAGAGTTGGAGGGGTCGGATCctataatataagtatatatataaacgacTAATTGTGGATTTATTTGAttgggttttatttatttaaaagtggtTAGTAAATACCAGGCTTTTAGCTGTACTTCTTCTCCTACCGGTGGTCCGACACTTGGTCATATTCAATAAACTGTTTGTTCTAAGTTAATCTCTGGACGACTAAAACTTTATGGCCCAAAAACTAATTGAAGACTCAAGACTAATGAGGAAGTGAGTAGAAACCAGTCAACCTTCCCAGTGGTCATAGAAAATTTGTGAAtcaatttatgaattttctaTTTCGAAGAGGAGCTATCGGGTTTGTGGCTCACTGAGAATCCAAATATTCATTTCCAAACACACTTTGATTAACTTGTTTATGGACTTGGGCTGAACTGATGGTTCTATTATTCGAATGGCAGTGAGATTTTAAATAAACCCTGAAAGTGGACTTTACTctgtctctcactctctctctgaCTTCTCTCGGAGAGCTATTTAAGTAATAAACGCCTGGATCAGTTCTTAGTGCTTCGAATATGCTTTCATAAGGTTTCTTAAAGCTTCGCATTTAACATTTTGAAGTCTCTCTTTCATTGGATTAGCAATTTCGGAAAACTGCcgtaaaagtttttgaaaacattGAAAGTTAATATGTTTTCAGGAAGCAACACTTAGTGAACTTCGAGCAGTACTTCTGGGACGGTTAATACACGCCAGATACTGTAACAACACtgctaaataaaaatgtatcctTTTGGACTGGAATTTTCACTTAAACTGTTATTTCTACAGAGAAGGCAAGGTAATTATGAGTTATCCATTAATGATGGCATCTTATATAGGCATGAAAAGATGTGAAGACTGTATGTGGTAGACGGTTAACCAAAAAGTTTATTTCGCTAGATCGTGAGTTTAATTTGAACGAATGGGTGACCCTTTATATCCAACCAATGGGATTCGCGTTAATTAAATGCTATCAATTAATTGTAATTCCAGAAGCATCTCGATGCCTGCATTGagcatgaaattatttaaaaagtttatttttagtcAACAATGCACGTGGTGTTgtaatatcatatatatttttgctaatacagtattttcaataaattttagcaATAACAAATTTCGAAACTAATCACCAACTAAgcacatacatccatacaaatgtatataagtatgtattctGTAGTATGCTGACGCCTATTTACTAGCACATTACAATTGATTAAGTGTGattcaattgaatttataaCGCTGCtacgtattttgtttttgttttggctttAATTTGACACTTTTCAATCTTTCGATGCACCCCTGTTACTTGTGTGGCTTCCGTGAGCCATACCCATGAACATAGAATACataacataaatatacacaGAATACTAGAATTGATTTTACTTTTCTTCATTGATAACCTACCAAGTAACACTAATGCCtcgtttaattacttttttttaaaaaaaaaatataagtatttttaattaaataaaaattcacactTTCACTTTGTCACTTCCGCAATTTGTCACTTTTGCGATTTTTCCGCGTTTTTCTACACGTCCGCTCGCCAGTTGAACCGCAACTAAGGTGCTATTGCACTATCAATTGACCGTTGCAGGCATGCATGCTGCTGCTGTCTGGGTGCTCCCTGCGACTCAATTGTGTTAGGCGCTCTAAAAATAAAACCACTCACCATACCGCACCTTATCGTGTCCAAGTGGCAGACACCCATTGAGTACTAGTCGGGGAGACTTCAATGAATGAAAACActtgttaaataatataaaatactatgGCGCTCCAGATTTGCATATGCCAAGTAAACCAATCCTCTAtcactatctctctctctctctaatttCCTTAGAGATGCACTTGTTCTGTGAGTCTCTCTTTAGTAAAACGCGCAATGTAGAAAGTTGAGAGCATATGTTAGTGAGTTGCTAGTatagggtttgtttacatttattaatattctcAATAGGGGTATTCAAACTCATCAAATGATTTCAAacaattatacattttaaattgcGACACTTCTAAGGGAGACGGAGGTGTCTAAAAGATTTTTATGAATCTTTATCGGAAATTTGGGGGCTACACATTACCTTAATCTGGAAGGGATTTCGTTAGTGAAGCCataaagccttttgaaattcgcaacaagcgcaggcatcctaaaggacaAAAACTGGTCGATGTGTAGCTTTATAGCCTACTAGagtaacttaacctaacctaatctatcGGAAATATCTATAAGCCatgtgtaaaattaaattaaaattcaaaagaagtccCCATAAAATGGACCGACCGGTCATATAGAGCACAGTGAAAAAATGCTCCAAATGCTTCGAAAATGGCTATCACGAAAGATGATTTTACAAAGTCTACGTTCTCGTATTGTCAGACATCTGTGCATGATACAGTTGAGTCACTAGGCATTAAAAAAAACCTACGTGAAACATGGCGAAACCGAGAGATCAGCGCTTGACGCTGTTTAAGCGAAACCCGAAAGACTTTTCGTGACAGTCGACGAAACATTGATATATTGACTTGCTGCAGAGGACAAAGAGTAGTCGAAACAGTGAAGTACGCCTGGTGAATCTGTCGGAAAGATTCGATTTCGATGGGAAAGGTGATGGTCGCCGCTATCTGGGATTCAGAGGTAGTGATCTACCATGCGGAATTATTGGATCgattcgacaaaaaaaaaccgaCTCTATTTAACGGAAAAAAAGTTCTCTGCCTTCATGATCTATCGATATTGTCTACATTTTGTCGCATTGACTTGAAGACACAAGGACCTGGAAAGTgtcgaaaattaaagaaagctcAACTAAAAAGAATAATTTTGGGGACCAATATTCTTAATaaagatatttatatgtatgttacttgtatattttgtattgaaacaaattttcacATTGCAGATTATGAAAAGATAAAGTATTCGTTTGTAGAAAAATCAATTGAATGTcagtgaaaaatttttattatattttttttacaacacaaaaaattatttttctcactaagcgtatattttaaattaatttctactTAAGCCAAATTGAAAGCGAAACTTAGTTTAAAACATACGAAATTCAAATACGaaccaaacaaatttttgccaaaTGGATGTTTCGCCCAGCAGAAATAGTGTCGGCAGTGGAAGCAAACGTAACGGTAAGCCTTAACTATACGAGTGTATTTAACTTAAGATGTGGTTACATGAGACACAGAGtcataaaaaaaactaattttttagtaCCAAGCTCTTTGTCGCCCGTCCGCAAGGAGCTTTCGAGATCCATATCCAAATTAAATGGTGAACAAATTGTCAAGCAAAAGGTCGAGTCGAAACCAACACCAGCACCACAACCAGACAGTACAATCGAAAATATGGCTGTCGGCAGTGTTGCAGCCAACAGCAAGGCGGAGAACAAGCCCAACTTCGCCAGAGCGAAAACTGTAAGTAGCGGAgtgtaaaaaaatcgaagacAAAGAGTGCTTTGCCTGAGCGCTcattgaaattcaaataaattttgatttttttctgcattttacactattcgtttatttttcgtataattttttaaacatataattagttGGCGGCTACGCAAAACTCGGCGCAAACGAAAATACCAATGAAACGCGCGGTACGTAAGATCACGGGGTCATGaaggaatttattttatttctttaacaatttcatCCGACAGGGCGCCAATGTAACTACAAAGTCGGCGACTACGCCACGTCTCACGCATCGCCAGCATATGCGTTCTGCCTCGAAAATCAGCTTGACCATCAAAGAGGTGGCAGCCAACAAGAAACTCGAGCAGAATATGTCAAAACTGAGCTTCAAAGCCAATACTTCAACGAATCTGAAGGCGCCGCATGCGAAAGCGCAGACCGCACGCGGTGCAGGTGGCTCAAAACGCAGCGGTACGAGATTAAATCATTAAATGTTGGACTCATTACAATCTTAACTGTATATATCCTATTCCAGCCAGCACAATTTCCTGCCGCAGCGATAATCGTAGGACCGAAGATACGCTATCGCAACTCACCAAAGTTAGTTCTTCTGCGGGTGATCACGAGACCTGCGGCGGTGGAGGTGGTCCAGTACTCAGCGCACGCGAACGTGTTGTCGAGAATAATAAGATGAAGGTGTTCGAGGGTCTACAGCGCAAACTGCAGGATATGCAAACGGACTTCATGCAGAAGTTCGAAACACTGAAACGCAGCTCGCCTGATAAACTGAAGGCGGACTATAAATTTATAACTATGGTTAGAAATGATGAATATAAATTGGTGTTGAAGGATGATCATTTGGTTAAGATGCCCAAGAAATTGCGTAAGTATGcattaatttattgcaaaacaGTTAACCGAAGCGTTTTTGTATACCCGAAGCCACGGATTCTGTAAACGACTTCAAAGAGCGAGTGCGAAATGCAGTGGAAAGTTCGATAATGAGTGTGATAGGTAATATAAAGGAGATACAAAGTGATCCGGACCGTATTTTAAATCTGGAGGATCCTCACAACTTGTTAGATAAGCAGCAGGTGAGTAGTCGATATAAAGTGTAATGTTTCGAAATGTGCTCAGTAGAAAGCTATGAAGATTAGAGAAGATTTAACAATCGACTATAGTGTGATCTCGGTTATTCAATCTCTCATCTCAGACTACTCTGATTTATTCAAAGAGGCGATAATGTTTACTAGGGACACTGGACTGTGATTTCACTTTCCAATCAAAGAGATCACGCCCGACAATATTTCAATCGCTTGTATTCTAAGAATGGTCTTGGAAGCTCATCATATGTAGATTTCTTCTTTCCTTTCAGTAGAATAGTAGATCCGAACTGTTATCGATTTAGTGCCATATATTCATTTATGAATGAttgattcattttatttaacccAATCAAACCTGAACTCCAACTTTCTCCCTTctagaacaaaaaaatacaagatCTTTTCGAGTGCGTGAATGCGTTAGCCAATGCCAAAGATACGGAGATGGATGCGCAAATTGTTAGGATGCAGAAAGAAATACAGGTCccttatatataaagtatatactgAAAGAAACGACTGAACAATGTCTTTTCATAATGCTTTAGGATGGTAAAAAGGCTTTACAGATGGCCGAGAAAAAATTAACCGAAATAAAAGCCATACACACGAGTGAATTAGAAGCTTTGGAGAAGGATTTGAAGGAGAAAACCGATGCCGACGCAATGAAGCGAGAAACCCAAATCTCAGAAGTTGGctaaataatatattcaaattatttttacttttttaacttgGCTTGTTGTCATACAGATGAACCGAAAATTACGTAATTTGGAAAAGCAGCATGATAAATTGAAAACCACATTGCAACAGAACACCGAAGAGTGCAGCCATGGACAAACCGAGAAGGCAAAACTACTTGATGAACTCAAAAGTTGTAAAGATAAGTGAGTAAATTGAGCTTTGTCGTGCTTATAAGCATGATAGCTAGAACGCTGAGGAGAAACTCAATTCAGCCTTATCACTCTCAAATCACTCAAATTACACTCACGAACACTCTCTCTCGCTCTAGCATTCAAACACTCAATAAGAAATTGACACACGCTGAGAACCAATTGAATCACGATAAGAAGGATAAACATGAGAAGAGCGAAACCATACAAAAACTTGAAGTTGAACTTGAAAAGTGCAAAAAGGAATTAGAAGAGGCACTCCAAGCGAAACCAACACCTGAGCAACACAATCATGAGAAAGAGCTGAAAAAGGAAGTGCATAAATTAAAGGGAAAAgtcgaaaatttggaaaaagagAAGCAAGAATTTATTGTACAGGTTGAACAACTGCAAGAGGTAAGCGAGTGAATGAGACATCTTTTGCAATAATGTGCTTCAATAAATGCTCAAAATTTTACAGGAAATTAATGTAATGGATAAACTACGCCACAAGATCCATGATCTGGAGGAAGAGAATCGGTGAGTGAGCGTAAATTAATTCTGGGATATTAAATCGCAAACAGTATTGTAGAGAATATTAGCGCCCGAAAGAGACTGccttttttactaatttatccACTGGGATAAGTCATGAGTTTGTGCGATTTAAGAGCGTAATTGAATGATAATCGGTAGTGttcttctctctctttctctctgctCAATTCTTTTGAATTCTTATGAATGAAGtgagatttaaaatcaaatattggCTTCACACATTTCATGTTTTGTTGCGCAAAACGTGGCTCCACAAATTTTTTCGTAAATAGCcagaaaaaattactaaaaacttCATTCAATGAGTTCTAATCTAACTAAAATTCGTATTCTAATCTTGTATGTTTACGCCTATATCAGGGATTTATTGGCACGCGAGAAGGCGGCTTTGGAAAATGTAGAGTTACCGAAAGAGTTTCAAGCAGAGGTAAGTTCCATGATATGAATAGGTAAAACCGATTGTGATCGTCCACTTCCAGCTCGTCCGACTGCGTCAGTCAGAGTCTGAGAAAGCGcgtgaaattgaaaaacttaaaatcCAATTATCCAAAGCACACTATAATATCGAACAATTGGAAGAGCAAATCAGACGCGATCAACAGCTATTGGAGGTGCGTAGCGAATTGATCAATTCACTGCAAACGAACGATCATACACAACGCATACAATTGGATCAGATATTTGCCGAGGTTGGCGTCAAGAATAATACCATCAATGAGGTATGGGTGAGTCTACCGACGTACATAAGGGTCTACACATTTCATGCCTATTATTTTCCCAACTGTCTGTAGTTAAATAATGATTTGCGCACAAAATCGGAGGAGTTCCAAAATCTCTTCAACACTTTGAGCAACAAACAGATGGAGTTGTCGCGCCAGGAGCATATGATCAAACTGCTGGAGGAGAGTAATGAGCGTAGTCAGATGTTGCGTGTTAAACAGGAAGAGAAGATTGGGCGCATGGAGGAGGAAATTGCGCGTTTGAAGCAAACAATGTAAGTGTGAGTGTTATTAAGTTTATAGTATAGTTAAGGGTTCCAAGTTCGGCCGGTATGGCTTGATCGGATTAAATTCCAAACCTTATCTGTTTATTAGATCGGATTATCGTGGGATTAATATCGAATCATCTTtaaaaagcatattttttcaaCGTTATTCGGATATCTATAAAAGTTTCATGAGATCTTCTGCAACCTTTATATTATATCAAACCAGTTGTTATGCATATCTCATGAGAACCGATTGTATCTAACCCTCTGCTTGAATATTTGACTGAGCAACAGTTGCTAGTTGTGATATCGTTTCACAGCTGAAGATCGCTTAGACTTCATGAGAATTTCATGTCAGTAAGGACTCCGAAATTTATCTTGTAGAGTCTTCGAAGTCAAAAGAGACGTACAACATGATTTATGTAGCAAACGGCTTACactgaataattttaagagtctCTAGCTACAAGTTTTTTCACATTCTAGATTCACTGCTCACTGCATTACTTCTTCCCGTGCTTTCTCTTTATTTTAAGCACatactaaaattttttctatattcaattcaaatatatttaagtgttGTTAAACCTAATCTATTGCATCATCTCCCCTTTCGCTCCCACAATAGCGCTCTCTATCAACACAATGTACTCGGGAATGCCGGCTGTAAGAATCTGATCTATCAACCGATCGTTGGCGCCGATGACTACAATGAGAATCTCTACTATTATACGAGTGAGAGGCGACGTAAACGGCAGGTAGATATCAATGTAAAGAAATATGAAGTCtaatttgaacaaaaacaaaaagaatattacaaaaacatatttcaccaaaaatattaagGATCTGCAAATGAAATAGAACATGCTGGGAGAGAATAACGCACGCAAGGAATGTTATTCAAGTATTATGAATGGAGGTGTGAtgtgatgtcgtgtgttgtttgaTTTATGCTTCAATATCTGTATAACTGTAAAAAACAACTGTCAATATATATGAGAGTGTgaattattgtatatatgtaacaaATGTTGAAGCGCTATTGAAAGTCAGGACGAACTTTTGTGCTccaaaacaattaaatacttttgttgtactatatatgtatatacaatatatgtagcTATATATACAAGAGCTATTAATAACTGAAGGCAGAGCCGGAAGTTTACctgtaatacaaaattaatttaaaaaataaataaaaatctttaaaatgcaaCTCTGATGAACTCGTATTTTTCTTACGGAAACCGGTAGCAACCGGCAGCGACCGCCGGCAATAATCTTCGCGATTGAATCACATAAATCTCTTGATTGATTTGTGATCGTTGTGGAAACGAGCGCAATCAATTGAAATCATTTATAAACATGATTACTCGTACATAGATCAAACAAATGATAATTACTACGAATTATGATGTGACAAAGCGATGCCGAATCGATTATGTTGCATTGTGTGTGGTGTGTTCGTGTGTGGGCTTATAGATTGCCGCAAATGGGCGTACAGTGGAGTGGAGTTTAGCGAATATGCGCTCAAAAATATTCAGCAAAAGACCTCTGCGATAGAAAATGGATGAATGTGAGGTAGTG belongs to Zeugodacus cucurbitae isolate PBARC_wt_2022May chromosome 6, idZeuCucr1.2, whole genome shotgun sequence and includes:
- the Cgnl1_2 gene encoding ELKS/Rab6-interacting/CAST family member 1 isoform X4, with product MDVSPSRNSVGSGSKRNVPSSLSPVRKELSRSISKLNGEQIVKQKVESKPTPAPQPDSTIENMAVGSVAANSKAENKPNFARAKTLAATQNSAQTKIPMKRAGANVTTKSATTPRLTHRQHMRSASKISLTIKEVAANKKLEQNMSKLSFKANTSTNLKAPHAKAQTARGAGGSKRSASTISCRSDNRRTEDTLSQLTKVSSSAGDHETCGGGGGPVLSARERVVENNKMKVFEGLQRKLQDMQTDFMQKFETLKRSSPDKLKADYKFITMVRNDEYKLVLKDDHLVKMPKKLPTDSVNDFKERVRNAVESSIMSVIGNIKEIQSDPDRILNLEDPHNLLDKQQNKKIQDLFECVNALANAKDTEMDAQIVRMQKEIQDGKKALQMAEKKLTEIKAIHTSELEALEKDLKEKTDADAMKRETQISEMNRKLRNLEKQHDKLKTTLQQNTEECSHGQTEKAKLLDELKSCKDNIQTLNKKLTHAENQLNHDKKDKHEKSETIQKLEVELEKCKKELEEALQAKPTPEQHNHEKELKKEVHKLKGKVENLEKEKQEFIVQVEQLQEEINVMDKLRHKIHDLEEENRDLLAREKAALENVELPKEFQAELVRLRQSESEKAREIEKLKIQLSKAHYNIEQLEEQIRRDQQLLEVRSELINSLQTNDHTQRIQLDQIFAEVGVKNNTINEVWLNNDLRTKSEEFQNLFNTLSNKQMELSRQEHMIKLLEESNERSQMLRVKQEEKIGRMEEEIARLKQTIALYQHNVLGNAGCKNLIYQPIVGADDYNENLYYYTSERRRKRQDLQMK
- the Cgnl1_2 gene encoding coiled-coil domain-containing protein 18 isoform X3; this translates as MDVSPSRNSVGSGSKRNVPSSLSPVRKELSRSISKLNGEQIVKQKVESKPTPAPQPDSTIENMAVGSVAANSKAENKPNFARAKTLAATQNSAQTKIPMKRAGANVTTKSATTPRLTHRQHMRSASKISLTIKEVAANKKLEQNMSKLSFKANTSTNLKAPHAKAQTARGAGGSKRSASTISCRSDNRRTEDTLSQLTKVSSSAGDHETCGGGGGPVLSARERVVENNKMKVFEGLQRKLQDMQTDFMQKFETLKRSSPDKLKADYKFITMVRNDEYKLVLKDDHLVKMPKKLPTDSVNDFKERVRNAVESSIMSVIGNIKEIQSDPDRILNLEDPHNLLDKQQNKKIQDLFECVNALANAKDTEMDAQIVRMQKEIQDGKKALQMAEKKLTEIKAIHTSELEALEKDLKEKTDADAMKRETQISEMNRKLRNLEKQHDKLKTTLQQNTEECSHGQTEKAKLLDELKSCKDNIQTLNKKLTHAENQLNHDKKDKHEKSETIQKLEVELEKCKKELEEALQAKPTPEQHNHEKELKKEVHKLKGKVENLEKEKQEFIVQVEQLQEEINVMDKLRHKIHDLEEENRDLLAREKAALENVELPKEFQAELVRLRQSESEKAREIEKLKIQLSKAHYNIEQLEEQIRRDQQLLEVRSELINSLQTNDHTQRIQLDQIFAEVGVKNNTINELNNDLRTKSEEFQNLFNTLSNKQMELSRQEHMIKLLEESNERSQMLRVKQEEKIGRMEEEIARLKQTIALYQHNVLGNAGCKNLIYQPIVGADDYNENLYYYTSERRRKRQVDINVKKYEV